The sequence GCGACCTGGAACGCTCGCGCTATGAGCAGGTGCAGATCTCCGGCTACCGCGAGTTGCGCGTGGGCGAAGAGCCCAATGGCGACCTGCGCCGTGAGGTGGAACTGCGCGTGATCAACCGCAACACCCAGGCCGAACGGCTGGTGCGCAGCATCGAGGTCTGGCACTGGAATCCCGAACAGAAGCGCTGGTGGCTGGCCAGCGGCCTGCCCGATCTGTGGAAGGGCCAGTAGCCCTGCCGCAGCCTCGCTGACCGTCGCGCGCGCCAGCTGTGCGACAATTCCCGCCCGCTCGACTGACCCTGACCCCGTGAATTTCGAAGAGCTGCAGGCCTTTGTCGGCCGCAACCCCATGTTGTCGCTGGCCCTGGTGGGCCTGACTATCGCCCTGATCGTCACCGAGGTTGCGCGCCTGTTCCGCGGGTATCGCGCACTCAAGCCGGCCGAGCTGACCCGTTTGATCAACAGCGAAGACGCGCTGGTGATCGATCTGTCGCCCACCGCCGATTTCGAAAAAGGCCATATCGCCGGCAGCCGCAACGTGGCGCTGGC comes from Xanthomonas vesicatoria ATCC 35937 and encodes:
- a CDS encoding rhodanese-like domain-containing protein translates to MNFEELQAFVGRNPMLSLALVGLTIALIVTEVARLFRGYRALKPAELTRLINSEDALVIDLSPTADFEKGHIAGSRNVALAKFDPASKLLANAKASPVVVVCRSGNTSAGAAKTLKKAGFEKVYWLEGGIAAWQMAELPLIKGR